One genomic segment of Fervidobacterium pennivorans includes these proteins:
- the yidC gene encoding membrane protein insertase YidC — translation MKKITVVFLLLIAMLTGLTLFAGFFVEERVDSIVITSRYLQVELGKDGNLQKVTHMLGRAYLFFINDNDGFNLFDIQGKEISVATPTYNIQYGEKSKDLKDSYESVKVIFRYENGVEKVYSFDQRFYTYTFDVEIRSPEEVKVALPLIWDKSTVRSAVNFFVSFRPDRDYSSIVKFSGKLDQTQVIGKDLKFTVYMGPYKKVVVKHVFGEDYERLATLIRTIPGVGTWYSFISDGLNEFFSWINSFTKNFGLTIIIFTIIVRLILYPFYHAQTKQMIQMRKLQPAVDAIKKKYKDPQKQQEELMKLYKENKINPSSGCLMLLIQLPIFMLLYGVIQSYQELFSVSQGFLIWRDLSVGGWSNNWLFLVITILTSYYLALITSQDSRTAWQQILMGAIFPFFFISLPSGIFLYWTMNSIIQLVITYYIYRRYKIKGISQHELWGIQKKKV, via the coding sequence TTGAAAAAAATAACCGTCGTTTTTTTGTTGTTAATAGCAATGCTAACGGGGTTGACACTTTTTGCTGGCTTCTTCGTGGAAGAGCGTGTTGACTCTATAGTCATCACCTCAAGATATCTCCAAGTAGAATTGGGAAAAGATGGCAATTTACAGAAGGTTACTCATATGTTGGGCAGAGCGTATTTATTTTTTATAAACGACAACGACGGGTTCAATTTGTTTGATATACAAGGTAAGGAAATTTCCGTTGCAACACCAACATACAACATACAATACGGGGAGAAATCGAAAGATTTGAAGGACTCATACGAAAGTGTCAAAGTCATTTTCCGTTACGAAAACGGTGTTGAAAAGGTTTACTCCTTTGACCAAAGGTTTTACACCTACACTTTTGATGTAGAAATTCGCTCTCCCGAGGAAGTAAAAGTTGCCCTACCGTTAATCTGGGACAAATCAACCGTACGCTCAGCGGTGAATTTCTTTGTCTCATTCAGACCCGATAGAGACTACTCGTCCATCGTCAAATTCTCGGGCAAGTTAGACCAAACACAAGTCATCGGAAAGGATTTGAAATTCACAGTTTACATGGGACCATACAAAAAGGTTGTCGTCAAGCATGTTTTCGGAGAAGACTATGAAAGACTTGCGACACTTATAAGAACCATCCCTGGTGTAGGGACCTGGTACAGTTTTATATCCGATGGTCTCAACGAATTCTTTAGTTGGATAAATTCATTTACAAAAAACTTCGGTTTAACGATTATTATCTTCACAATTATAGTTAGGCTTATCCTTTACCCGTTCTATCATGCACAAACAAAACAGATGATTCAAATGAGAAAACTACAACCAGCTGTAGATGCTATAAAAAAGAAATACAAAGACCCGCAGAAACAACAAGAAGAATTGATGAAACTCTACAAGGAAAATAAGATAAATCCATCAAGTGGTTGTTTGATGTTACTTATTCAGTTACCAATTTTCATGTTACTTTACGGAGTTATTCAAAGCTATCAGGAACTCTTTTCAGTATCTCAAGGTTTCTTGATTTGGAGGGACCTTTCCGTAGGTGGCTGGTCAAACAACTGGCTCTTCTTAGTAATCACAATATTGACAAGTTACTATCTTGCGCTTATCACCAGCCAGGACAGTAGAACTGCTTGGCAACAGATACTCATGGGTGCCATATTCCCATTCTTCTTTATAAGTTTACCAAGCGGTATATTCCTTTACTGGACTATGAACTCGATAATTCAGCTTGTCATCACATACTACATATACAGACGTTACAAGATAAAAGGCATTTCTCAACACGAACTTTGGGGAATCCAAAAAAAGAAGGTATAA
- the jag gene encoding RNA-binding cell elongation regulator Jag/EloR, whose product MKTINYVGKSVEEILEQFKSEHDVLEGEYEVNVIDKGTHGIFGLFARDAVVEITITNKYYERKLKEFLEEIFKRFGADYYIEIASRGKTFIATCHSEEIGKLIGKHGKGLGALQHLANIYLNRLTDTKVTVIIDAGNYREKRREQLVKIVEAAVERARKFGKVKLDPMFAFERKIVHELAKKHKDIHTYSEGLEPYRYVVIEARRRGRNNEDRKHFRNATT is encoded by the coding sequence TTGAAGACGATAAACTACGTAGGTAAAAGTGTCGAGGAAATCCTTGAACAATTCAAAAGTGAACACGATGTTTTGGAAGGGGAGTATGAAGTCAACGTTATTGACAAAGGGACGCACGGAATTTTCGGACTTTTTGCAAGGGATGCAGTGGTAGAGATTACAATCACTAATAAGTACTATGAAAGAAAGTTAAAAGAGTTTTTAGAAGAGATCTTTAAACGCTTTGGAGCTGATTATTACATTGAAATAGCAAGCCGTGGGAAAACGTTTATAGCAACATGCCATAGTGAAGAGATTGGTAAACTAATAGGAAAGCATGGAAAGGGCTTGGGGGCTTTGCAACATCTTGCCAATATATACCTAAACAGGTTAACAGACACAAAAGTTACTGTAATAATCGACGCAGGAAATTACCGCGAGAAGAGAAGAGAACAGTTGGTGAAGATTGTAGAAGCGGCTGTTGAAAGAGCACGAAAATTCGGCAAAGTAAAGTTAGACCCTATGTTTGCATTTGAAAGGAAAATAGTTCATGAGTTGGCAAAAAAACATAAAGATATACACACGTACTCTGAAGGTTTGGAACCTTACAGGTACGTTGTCATTGAGGCAAGAAGGAGGGGGCGAAACAATGAAGATAGGAAGCATTTCAGAAATGCAACCACTTGA
- a CDS encoding cupin domain-containing protein: MKIGSISEMQPLEIDGGKILKRVLIGPRDGAPNFVMRLFTLKPGASTPYHTHPWEHEIFVVDGELEVVSKNGRTRVSKGSFVFVEPNEEHQFHNFTDKETSFICVIPKEGGE, from the coding sequence ATGAAGATAGGAAGCATTTCAGAAATGCAACCACTTGAAATTGACGGCGGAAAGATTTTAAAACGTGTTTTGATTGGTCCAAGAGACGGTGCTCCAAACTTTGTAATGAGACTATTTACATTGAAACCAGGAGCTTCAACACCATACCACACTCACCCATGGGAGCATGAAATATTTGTCGTCGATGGCGAGCTCGAAGTTGTAAGTAAAAACGGAAGAACAAGGGTATCTAAAGGTTCTTTTGTCTTTGTGGAACCAAACGAAGAACACCAATTCCACAACTTCACGGATAAAGAAACGTCGTTCATCTGTGTCATTCCAAAAGAAGGCGGAGAATAA
- a CDS encoding stage V sporulation protein S codes for MEVLKVSSKSNPNKVAGALAGVIREKGKAEIQAIGAGAVNQAVKAIAIARGYLAPSGYDLVCVPAFTDVTVENETRTALKFIVFPRE; via the coding sequence ATGGAAGTACTAAAAGTCTCTTCAAAATCAAATCCAAACAAGGTTGCAGGTGCGTTAGCAGGTGTTATCAGAGAAAAAGGAAAGGCGGAAATTCAAGCTATCGGTGCAGGCGCTGTTAACCAAGCAGTCAAGGCAATTGCAATCGCAAGAGGGTACCTCGCACCAAGTGGATACGACCTTGTCTGCGTTCCGGCATTTACGGATGTAACAGTGGAAAATGAAACAAGAACAGCGCTTAAGTTCATAGTCTTCCCCAGAGAATAA
- a CDS encoding TrpB-like pyridoxal phosphate-dependent enzyme → MLREVVYLKPEEMPRSYYNVLADLPFKLDLPLDPETGQPMKPEKLLSIFPEPLLEQEISDKRFIPIPEPVLKEYAVYRPTPLIRANFLEEYLGTRTRIYYKYEGVSPTGSHKVNTALAQAYYNKISGTRILVTETGAGQWGSALSYAGAKFGLEVRVFMVKISYNQKPFRKVLMNIFNGNVVPSPSKLTQFGQTFDEEHPGTLGIAISEAIETVFKEQGAKYALGSVLNHVLLHQTIIGLELKEQLKKLGIIPDMIVACHGGGSNFGGTILPFIPDILEGKHIKIIAVEPESCPSLTKGEYRYDFGDSAGLTPMMKMYTLGKDFVPPSIHAGGLRYHGAAPIVSKLLYEKLISAAAVSQDEVFEAGKLFAKVEGIVPAPESAHAIAYVIKEAKKNEKKTIVFTLSGHGYFDLNAYVSSLSGTLETFEVV, encoded by the coding sequence ATGCTCAGGGAAGTAGTGTACTTGAAGCCTGAGGAAATGCCAAGAAGTTATTACAACGTGCTTGCAGATTTACCATTCAAATTGGACTTACCACTTGACCCTGAAACGGGGCAACCTATGAAACCTGAGAAGTTGCTCAGCATATTCCCGGAACCATTGCTTGAACAAGAGATAAGTGACAAAAGATTCATCCCTATTCCGGAACCTGTTTTGAAAGAATACGCAGTTTACAGACCCACCCCACTTATCCGAGCAAACTTTCTGGAAGAATACCTTGGAACGCGTACACGGATTTATTACAAATACGAAGGGGTCAGCCCTACTGGTAGTCACAAGGTGAATACTGCACTTGCACAGGCTTACTACAACAAAATCTCAGGGACAAGAATTTTGGTAACTGAAACGGGTGCAGGTCAATGGGGGAGTGCACTTTCGTATGCAGGAGCGAAGTTTGGTTTGGAAGTTCGAGTCTTCATGGTAAAAATTAGCTATAATCAAAAACCTTTCAGAAAGGTACTCATGAATATATTCAACGGTAACGTTGTCCCAAGTCCGAGCAAGTTAACACAATTTGGTCAGACGTTCGATGAAGAGCATCCTGGAACGCTTGGTATAGCGATTTCAGAAGCTATTGAAACTGTCTTTAAAGAACAGGGTGCAAAGTATGCACTTGGAAGTGTTTTGAACCACGTATTGCTACACCAAACGATAATTGGACTTGAGCTGAAGGAACAATTAAAAAAGTTAGGAATCATACCAGATATGATTGTTGCATGCCACGGTGGAGGTTCCAACTTCGGTGGGACAATACTGCCTTTCATTCCTGATATTCTTGAGGGGAAACATATAAAAATTATTGCGGTGGAACCCGAGAGTTGTCCATCTCTGACTAAAGGCGAGTACCGATATGACTTTGGAGATAGCGCAGGTTTGACACCGATGATGAAAATGTACACACTTGGCAAAGATTTTGTTCCGCCATCAATTCACGCAGGTGGATTAAGATACCACGGGGCAGCTCCAATTGTTTCAAAGTTACTCTACGAGAAACTGATATCAGCTGCAGCTGTCAGTCAGGATGAGGTCTTCGAAGCCGGAAAACTCTTTGCAAAAGTGGAGGGAATTGTTCCAGCACCCGAATCAGCACACGCGATAGCATATGTGATTAAGGAAGCGAAAAAGAATGAGAAAAAGACAATTGTCTTCACACTTTCCGGACATGGATATTTTGATTTGAATGCGTACGTAAGTTCTTTAAGCGGGACTTTAGAAACTTTTGAAGTTGTCTAG
- a CDS encoding IS110 family RNA-guided transposase has translation MAILAIDVSKNYLSFFSDFIGSGTVENSPQGIVELFNKAFASSSDFSLVLESTGVFSFNVANFFFQNNVPVFWVKTDNIKLYRKILNRPKTDKIDAELIFSIASKFPESLVPFVNNSYIISELRNLTRLYLKFNEDIARLKLRLYSYVSLYFPKLDFKLNKTFECLLKDYTIEEIANMPIEELFEYIAKISRHNVSSQVLAEKLQTLAKDALRLSVNPSNTLRISIVSTIDLIQHYEKQIELVKKEISKLLKVISNTLTTVKGIGEITAAGIIAEIGDINRFEKASALASYAGLVWTINQSGNYKSENNQLTKKGNKYLRTYLVMAANGVKTYDPVYKEYYRKKYAEATTHKHMRALILTARKLVNLVYYLLKNNVPYVPMK, from the coding sequence TTGGCTATTTTAGCTATTGATGTCTCAAAGAACTATCTTTCTTTCTTTTCTGATTTCATCGGTAGTGGGACTGTTGAGAACTCTCCTCAAGGTATTGTTGAACTTTTTAACAAAGCTTTTGCTTCTTCTTCCGATTTTTCTCTTGTCCTTGAATCAACTGGTGTTTTTTCTTTTAATGTCGCTAACTTCTTCTTTCAAAACAACGTACCTGTCTTTTGGGTTAAAACTGATAACATTAAGCTCTATCGCAAAATTCTCAATCGTCCTAAAACTGACAAAATCGATGCTGAACTTATTTTCTCTATCGCTTCTAAATTTCCTGAGTCTTTAGTCCCTTTTGTCAATAACTCATATATCATCTCTGAGCTTCGTAATCTCACCAGACTTTATTTAAAGTTCAACGAAGATATCGCTCGATTGAAACTTAGGCTCTATTCGTATGTTTCTCTTTATTTCCCTAAACTTGACTTTAAACTAAATAAGACTTTCGAATGCCTGCTTAAAGATTATACAATCGAAGAAATCGCAAACATGCCAATTGAAGAGTTATTTGAATATATTGCGAAAATTTCCAGACACAATGTCTCTTCACAAGTCTTAGCAGAAAAACTCCAAACTCTTGCTAAAGATGCCTTGAGGTTGTCTGTTAATCCTTCAAACACTCTGAGAATATCTATTGTTTCCACTATCGATTTGATACAGCACTATGAAAAACAAATCGAACTAGTAAAGAAAGAAATAAGTAAATTACTTAAAGTAATTTCGAACACACTAACAACAGTCAAAGGGATAGGAGAAATAACTGCAGCTGGAATTATAGCCGAAATAGGAGACATCAATCGTTTCGAAAAAGCCTCAGCGTTAGCATCATACGCAGGGCTTGTATGGACAATCAATCAAAGTGGAAATTACAAATCAGAAAACAACCAACTAACGAAAAAAGGGAACAAGTATCTAAGAACATACCTAGTAATGGCAGCGAACGGAGTAAAGACATACGATCCTGTATACAAAGAATATTATCGCAAAAAGTACGCAGAAGCAACAACACACAAACACATGAGAGCGCTAATATTAACTGCAAGGAAATTAGTAAATTTAGTGTATTATTTACTAAAGAACAACGTACCGTATGTACCGATGAAATAG
- a CDS encoding polyhydroxyalkanoic acid system family protein: MTIRKEYVHSCEPEKLYEVAMKEAEPYISKFNVKISRISENIFEAKVSIFGKGTIEVQKDRIIITVDSSFLGMPGMKEKVEEMIDKYMTELIEKCKAQQ, encoded by the coding sequence ATGACGATAAGAAAGGAATACGTGCATTCTTGCGAGCCGGAAAAGCTTTACGAAGTTGCTATGAAAGAAGCAGAACCGTACATCTCTAAGTTCAACGTGAAGATATCTAGAATAAGCGAGAACATCTTTGAAGCAAAGGTTAGTATCTTTGGAAAAGGAACGATAGAGGTTCAAAAAGACAGAATCATAATCACCGTTGATTCTTCATTTCTCGGAATGCCAGGAATGAAGGAAAAGGTAGAAGAGATGATAGATAAATATATGACTGAGTTAATTGAGAAGTGCAAAGCACAGCAGTGA
- a CDS encoding TIGR04013 family B12-binding domain/radical SAM domain-containing protein, whose protein sequence is MFKRLIFRTTKHNRYSVAALVSAVLSEIENMEIFETKNVADILQYPVSDTAVAFSFMTFDLDTVVEELKVLKKHGYTVIAGGPHATALPFELLELGFDYVFVGDGEENIIKFLKGELPENRIFDGVKNRVDLNKYPPICEKKKLFMPIEISRGCPFDCGYCQTPRLAGKIVRHRSIEQIVEYEKISVKHGKTIARFITPNAFGYGSKNGVTPNPEIVDELLFKIKSTGVKEIYFGTFPSDVRPESVTDDMVKVIKKYVNHDYIVIGAQSGSNRILQLIRRGHTVEKVEEALEILADNGFYAKVDFIFGFPFETKEDVEQTFNFIEKIVKKYNAKIHAHTFMPLPGTPLSNVGPGVLKDFHYKFLGQLASKGILDGYWLKQEQLAKKAVQNMRIRVGNEL, encoded by the coding sequence ATGTTTAAAAGGCTCATATTCAGAACGACCAAGCATAATCGTTACAGTGTTGCTGCGCTTGTTTCTGCTGTGCTTAGTGAGATTGAAAATATGGAGATTTTTGAAACTAAAAATGTCGCTGATATCTTGCAGTATCCGGTATCGGATACTGCAGTTGCTTTTTCATTTATGACCTTCGATTTGGATACTGTAGTAGAAGAACTTAAGGTACTGAAAAAACACGGCTACACTGTAATTGCTGGTGGTCCACATGCAACGGCACTACCTTTCGAACTATTAGAGCTTGGTTTTGATTATGTTTTTGTTGGTGATGGGGAAGAAAATATCATCAAGTTCTTGAAAGGTGAATTACCGGAGAATAGAATCTTCGACGGAGTGAAAAATCGTGTCGATTTGAATAAGTACCCTCCCATATGTGAGAAGAAGAAGCTCTTCATGCCAATAGAGATTTCCCGTGGATGTCCTTTTGATTGTGGATACTGCCAAACACCAAGATTAGCTGGCAAGATAGTTAGGCATAGAAGCATAGAACAAATTGTTGAATACGAAAAAATTTCTGTAAAGCATGGAAAAACGATTGCACGATTTATTACACCAAATGCATTTGGGTATGGTAGCAAGAATGGAGTTACTCCCAACCCAGAAATTGTTGACGAATTGCTCTTTAAGATAAAATCTACAGGTGTGAAAGAGATATACTTTGGAACGTTTCCATCTGATGTCAGACCTGAGAGCGTTACCGATGATATGGTCAAAGTTATCAAAAAATACGTAAACCATGATTATATCGTTATAGGTGCGCAAAGTGGAAGCAATAGGATACTACAACTTATACGTCGCGGACATACAGTTGAAAAGGTAGAAGAAGCGCTTGAGATATTAGCTGACAACGGTTTTTATGCGAAAGTAGATTTCATATTCGGATTTCCGTTTGAAACAAAAGAAGATGTAGAACAAACGTTCAATTTCATTGAGAAGATTGTTAAGAAGTACAATGCAAAGATTCATGCCCACACTTTTATGCCTCTCCCAGGCACACCTCTTTCAAACGTCGGACCAGGTGTTTTGAAAGATTTCCATTACAAATTTCTTGGACAACTTGCTTCAAAAGGTATTCTTGACGGATATTGGTTGAAACAAGAACAACTCGCCAAAAAGGCTGTTCAAAATATGCGTATCAGGGTTGGAAATGAACTTTAA
- a CDS encoding DUF370 domain-containing protein — MSEAVARINENVYIVRDRVIAVVPVTSTVSRRIRASSQLGGKMVNLAYGKECKSIVFMDSGHSLLLAEPALEVRKKIWG; from the coding sequence ATGTCCGAAGCAGTTGCAAGAATAAACGAGAACGTGTATATTGTAAGAGACAGGGTTATTGCGGTTGTTCCTGTTACGTCAACAGTCTCCAGGCGTATAAGAGCGAGTAGCCAGCTTGGTGGAAAAATGGTCAATTTAGCTTATGGTAAAGAGTGTAAATCTATAGTCTTTATGGATAGCGGTCATTCATTACTGCTTGCTGAACCTGCTCTTGAAGTTAGAAAAAAGATTTGGGGTTAA
- a CDS encoding DUF933 domain-containing protein, translated as MKVGIVGLSQVGKTTIFSLLTGLEVDLFSQEHQKGTAKVHDKRVDILAKMYEPKKVTYATLEFFDTLALKIKDIKERTAVFNAIQNVEAMLIVVRAFKSDSVPYPEVEKPIDQLKATLNEFLFRDLDVVTNRIGRLENAKRKLEPKEEIELKLLKRIQEALENEQLLSKIGLTDEEKKMLGGFSLTTLKPIGVVVNVDEEQFSEKSYETKDEVIKLCQDNGFAYVELCGKLEMELNALSEEEKMEFLKELGTDETGIERLSRALYTQFGLISFFTVGKDEVRAWTLRKGATAVDAAGVIHSDLARGFIRAEVIKYDDLVRLGSEKAVKDAGLMKLVGRDYIVEDGDIITIRFNV; from the coding sequence ATGAAAGTAGGTATTGTTGGACTTTCGCAGGTTGGTAAGACGACAATATTTTCTTTGCTCACAGGACTTGAGGTAGACCTCTTTTCTCAAGAGCATCAAAAAGGAACTGCAAAGGTCCATGATAAGCGAGTGGATATTCTTGCAAAGATGTATGAACCAAAGAAGGTGACTTATGCAACTTTAGAGTTTTTCGATACGCTGGCTTTGAAGATAAAAGATATCAAGGAACGAACGGCGGTATTTAACGCAATTCAAAATGTTGAAGCAATGCTTATCGTGGTTAGAGCATTTAAAAGCGATAGTGTACCATACCCTGAGGTAGAAAAACCTATTGACCAGCTCAAAGCAACTTTGAATGAATTCCTTTTCAGGGACCTTGATGTAGTGACAAATAGGATTGGTAGATTAGAAAACGCAAAGAGAAAGCTCGAACCAAAGGAAGAGATAGAGTTAAAGTTGTTAAAACGCATACAGGAGGCGTTAGAGAACGAGCAACTTTTATCGAAAATTGGACTTACGGATGAAGAAAAAAAGATGCTTGGAGGGTTTTCACTTACTACCTTGAAACCGATAGGTGTAGTAGTAAACGTCGATGAGGAACAGTTCTCTGAAAAGAGTTATGAAACAAAGGATGAAGTTATAAAACTTTGTCAAGACAACGGGTTTGCGTATGTCGAACTATGTGGTAAGCTTGAAATGGAGCTGAACGCCTTGAGCGAAGAAGAGAAGATGGAGTTTCTCAAAGAATTGGGCACAGATGAAACAGGTATAGAAAGACTATCCAGAGCACTCTACACACAATTTGGATTGATTTCCTTCTTTACTGTTGGTAAAGACGAAGTACGCGCATGGACGCTCAGAAAAGGTGCAACAGCAGTCGATGCAGCAGGCGTTATTCATAGCGACTTGGCAAGAGGTTTTATTCGAGCCGAGGTTATAAAGTACGATGACCTGGTTCGGCTTGGTTCCGAGAAGGCGGTTAAAGATGCCGGATTAATGAAGCTTGTTGGAAGAGATTACATTGTTGAAGATGGTGATATAATAACGATAAGGTTCAACGTATGA
- the truB gene encoding tRNA pseudouridine(55) synthase TruB: MSTVSGILLVDKEKGPTSHDIVERVRKLLRIKQVGHAGTLDPFATGLLVVGVGKATKLLEYLQHEDKVYKVKFKLGVITDTFDITGQIMEEHSDEVSKLSEGEVLGAIKSFIGTYRQVPPAYSAKKYQGKKLYELAREGKIINLPPREVTIYDIWDVKINLPEVEFVTKVSSGTYVRSLCMDIGYKLGCGATATELRRLSVGRFVVDDAIMIPEVKNLDIQVFESLRELIIKSLIPLEKVLDFPRIVVKSQEKIYNGVQPKVEDIVEYENFKKDQIIQVFHNGKLIAIARAERNSEFMETLKKHNRNERIATLIKVFKEE, from the coding sequence GTGTCAACAGTTTCGGGAATACTACTTGTGGATAAAGAAAAAGGACCAACGTCTCACGATATTGTTGAGAGAGTGAGAAAACTGCTTCGAATAAAACAAGTTGGACATGCTGGAACGCTCGACCCGTTCGCAACGGGTCTTCTTGTGGTTGGTGTGGGAAAGGCGACAAAGTTACTTGAGTATCTTCAACATGAAGACAAAGTCTACAAGGTAAAGTTCAAATTGGGTGTAATCACCGATACCTTTGATATAACTGGTCAAATAATGGAAGAACATTCTGATGAGGTTTCGAAACTTTCTGAAGGGGAAGTCTTGGGTGCGATAAAATCTTTTATAGGAACATACAGACAAGTTCCACCAGCATACTCGGCTAAGAAGTATCAAGGCAAAAAGCTGTACGAACTTGCACGAGAAGGGAAGATTATAAATCTTCCACCGCGTGAAGTAACAATATACGACATATGGGACGTAAAAATTAACTTACCTGAGGTTGAATTTGTTACTAAGGTCTCTTCTGGTACTTATGTAAGAAGCCTATGCATGGATATAGGTTACAAGTTGGGGTGCGGAGCAACTGCAACAGAGCTCAGAAGATTATCAGTTGGAAGATTTGTAGTCGATGATGCGATAATGATACCGGAAGTAAAGAATTTAGATATCCAAGTTTTTGAAAGTTTACGGGAGCTGATTATCAAAAGCTTAATTCCGTTGGAAAAAGTGCTTGATTTCCCAAGAATAGTTGTGAAAAGCCAAGAGAAAATTTATAACGGTGTTCAGCCAAAGGTTGAAGACATTGTAGAATACGAAAATTTCAAAAAGGACCAAATAATCCAGGTTTTTCATAACGGAAAATTAATAGCAATTGCTCGTGCTGAGAGGAATTCTGAATTCATGGAGACACTCAAAAAACATAACAGAAACGAACGCATCGCAACACTAATAAAGGTGTTTAAGGAGGAGTAG
- the pheS gene encoding phenylalanine--tRNA ligase subunit alpha, translating into MVSEYSGYSEELKSMLENAKSEISNATDSKQLNDLRVKYLGKSGVVTSLMKKLKDLPPEERPNFGKVVNELKDQIEVLLEERKSQLMETEKQQLYKKLWVDPTMPGARRSRGHLHIITKVQKELEDIFISMGFSVVEGPEIEQPWFNFDALNTPEWHPARDAHDSFYINDEYMLRTHTSPVQIRTMLSRKPPLAIVAPGRVYRRDYDATHLPMFTQMEGLYVDHDVTVKHLKYFLEEFARRLLGEHTKVRLRPSYFPFTEPSFEVDIYFNNRWFEVLGAGMVHPNVFKNVGYDPEEWRGLAFGLGIERIAMVKYGVKDIRDLVRNDIRFLENW; encoded by the coding sequence ATGGTTTCTGAATACTCCGGATACTCTGAAGAACTCAAAAGTATGCTTGAAAACGCAAAAAGCGAGATTTCAAATGCAACAGATAGTAAACAACTCAATGACTTGAGGGTAAAGTACCTTGGAAAATCAGGTGTTGTTACTTCGTTGATGAAAAAGCTCAAGGATTTACCACCTGAAGAAAGACCGAACTTTGGAAAGGTTGTTAATGAGCTAAAGGACCAAATAGAAGTTTTACTTGAGGAAAGAAAGAGTCAGTTAATGGAAACCGAGAAACAGCAGCTTTACAAGAAACTCTGGGTTGACCCAACAATGCCTGGAGCACGCAGGTCTCGTGGACATCTGCATATAATTACAAAGGTCCAGAAAGAATTAGAGGATATATTCATTTCGATGGGTTTTTCCGTGGTTGAAGGTCCGGAAATCGAACAGCCTTGGTTTAATTTTGATGCGCTCAACACTCCAGAATGGCATCCTGCAAGGGATGCGCACGATTCTTTCTATATCAACGATGAGTACATGTTAAGAACACATACCTCGCCTGTCCAGATACGTACCATGCTCTCAAGGAAACCGCCTCTTGCAATAGTCGCACCAGGTAGAGTTTACAGAAGAGACTACGATGCCACACACCTTCCAATGTTTACACAGATGGAAGGTTTGTACGTTGACCATGATGTTACGGTAAAGCACTTGAAGTATTTCTTGGAAGAATTTGCAAGAAGGTTACTCGGTGAACATACAAAGGTAAGACTCCGACCAAGTTACTTCCCATTCACTGAACCGAGTTTTGAGGTTGATATATACTTTAACAACAGATGGTTTGAGGTGCTTGGTGCAGGAATGGTTCATCCTAACGTATTTAAGAACGTGGGCTACGACCCTGAAGAATGGCGTGGACTAGCTTTTGGACTTGGTATAGAAAGAATTGCAATGGTGAAATATGGTGTAAAAGATATCAGGGACTTGGTTAGAAACGATATCAGGTTCTTGGAAAACTGGTAA